One stretch of Anolis carolinensis isolate JA03-04 chromosome 3, rAnoCar3.1.pri, whole genome shotgun sequence DNA includes these proteins:
- the aldh18a1 gene encoding delta-1-pyrroline-5-carboxylate synthase isoform X1, whose amino-acid sequence MLYRASLLPSLRSSGRFWRQSDVAGSHPCLLAPNLVLRNTCARGWSNIPFITVPLSRTHGKSFAHRSELKHAKRIAVKLGSAVVTRGDECGLALGRLASIVEQVSMLQNQGREMMIVTSGAVAFGKQRLRHEILLSQSVRQALHSGQNQLKDMAIPVLEARACAAAGQSGLMALYEAMFTQYSICAAQFFSSFQILVTNLDFHDEQKRRNLNGTLHELLRMNIVPIINTNDAVVPPPEPNSDLQGVISVKDNDSLAARLAVEMKTDLLIILSDVEGLFDSPPGSDDAKLIDIFYPGDQQSVTFGNKSRVGMGGMEAKVKAALWALQGGTSVVIANGTHPKISGHVITDIVEGKKVGTFFSEVKPAGPTVEQQAEMARAGGRSLAALQPEQRAEIIYHLADLLTDQREEILQANRKDLEEAESKGRLALPLLKRLSLSTSKLNSLAIGLRQIAASSQDSVGRVLRRTRIAKDLELEQVTVPIGVLLVIFESRPDCLPQVSALAIASGNGLLLKGGKEASYSNQLLHHLTQEALSIHGVKDAVQLVNTREEVEDLCRLDKLIDLIIPRGSSQLVRDIQKAAKGIPVMGHSEGICHVYVDLEASVEKVTRIVRDSKCEYPAACNALETLLIHRDLLRTPVFDQIIDMLRVEQVKIHAGPKFASYLTFSPSEVKSLRTEYGDLECCIEVVDSAQDAVEHIHKYGSSHTDVIITENEKTAEFFLQHLDSACVFWNASTRFSDGYRFGLGAEVGISTSRIHARGPVGIEGLLTTKWLLRGQNHIVSDFSEQGSMKFLHENLPIPQRNTN is encoded by the exons ATGCTGTACCgtgcttctcttcttccttctctacgTTCCTCAGGACGATTCTGGCGGCAATCTGATGTAGCTGGCTCCCACCCCT GTCTTCTGGCTCCTAACCTGGTCTTGAGGAATACGTGCGCCCGAGGTTGGAGTAACATACCTTTTATCACAGTGCCTCTCAGCCGAACCCATGGCAAGTCATTTGCGCACCGCAGCGAACTGAAGCATGCCAAGCGAATTGCGGTGAAACTAGGGAGTGCTGTTGTGACTCGAGGAGATGAATGTGGCCTTGCCTTGGGGCGCCTGGCATCCATCGTTGAGCAG GTATCGATGCTACAAAACCAGGGCCGGGAAATGATGATTGTTACCAGTGGGGCTGTAGCCTTTGGCAAACAGCGCCTCCGCCATGAGATCCTGCTCTCACAGAGTGTGAGGCAAGCTCTCCACTCGGGACAGAATCAGCTTAAGGACATG GCCATCCCTGTGCTAGAGGCTCGAGCCTGTGCCGCGGCTGGTCAGAGTGGGTTGATGGCACTATATGAAGCCATGTTCACTCAGTACAGCATCTGTGCTGCCCAG ttcttttcttctttccagatACTGGTCACCAATTTGGATTTTCATGATGAGCAGAAGCGTCGAAATTTAAATGGAACTTTACATGAACTATTAAGGATGAACATTGTTCCCATCATCAACACCAATGATGCTGTGGTTCCTCCCCCAGAACCAAACAGTGATCTACAGGGG GTAATCAGTGTGAAGGACAACGATAGCTTAGCAGCACGGCTAGCAGTGGAAATGAAGACCGACCTGCTGATCATTCTTTCAGATGTCGAGG GTCTCTTTGACAGCCCCCCTGGATCAGATGATGCAAAGCTCATTGACATATTTTACCCCGGAGATCAGCAGTCCGTGACATTTGGAAACAAATCGCGAGTGGGAATGGGTGGCATGGAGGCCAAG GTGAAAGCAGCCTTGTGGGCTCTCCAAGGAGGTACCTCAGTAGTGATTGCAAATGGAACTCACCCTAAGATCTCTGGCCATGTCATTACTGACATTGTAGAAGGGAAAAAAGTTGGCACCTTCTTTTCAGAGGTGAAACCTGCAG GTCCAACAGTGGAGCAGCAAGCTGAAATGGCTCGAGCAGGAGGCAGGAGTTTGGCAGCACTACAACCTGAACAG AGAGCAGAAATCATCTATCATCTTGCTGACCTTCTGACAGACCAGAGAGAAGAGATTCTTCAAGCCAACAGAAAGGATCTGGAAGAAGCCGAGAGCAAAG GAAGACTGGCTCTACCTCTGTTGAAGAGACTCAGTCTGTCAACTTCCAAGCTGAATAGTTTGGCCATTGGGTTACGTCAGATTGCAGCGTCTTCACAGGACAGTGTTGGCCGGGTCCTCCGAAGAACACGAATTGCAAAGGATTTGGAGCTCGAGCAAGTGACTGTACCCATCGGGGTCTTACTAGTAATTTTCGAATCTCGACCCGACTGTCTTCCCCAG GTATCTGCATTGGCTATTGCTAGTGGAAATGGTTTGTTGCTTAAAGGAGGAAAAGAGGCATCATATAGTAATCAACTCCTTCACCACTTGACTCAGGAAGCACTTTCTATCCATGGTGTGAAAGATGCAGTGCAGCTG GTAAATACCAGGGAAGAAGTGGAAGACCTTTGTCGTTTAGACAAGCTGATAGATCTGATTATCCCCCGTGGCTCATCTCAGTTGGTACGGGATATCCAGAAAGCTGCTAAAGGAATCCCAGTAATGGGTCACAGTGAAGGGATTTGTCATGTGTATGTGGATCTTGAAGCCAGTGTTGAGAAGGTCACCAGAATAG TGAGAGACTCAAAATGTGAATATCCTGCAGCCTGCAATGCACTGGAGACCTTGTTGATACACCGGGATTTGTTGAGAACCCCTGTGTTTGACCAGATAATTGACATGCTGCGTGTGGAGCAG GTGAAAATTCATGCGGGCCCCAAATTTGCCTCATATCTGACGTTTAGTCCCTCAGAGGTGAAATCCCTCCGCACAGAATATGGGGACCTGGAGTGCTGTATTGAAGTCGTGGACAGTGCGCAGGATGCTGTTGAACACATCCACAAGTATGGGAGTTCCCATACGGATGTCATCATTACAGAAAATG AGAAAACAGCTGAATTCTTCCTTCAGCATCTGGATAGCGCCTGTGTGTTCTGGAACGCCAGCACCCGCTTCTCTGATGGCTATCGCTTTGGGCTAG GGGCTGAGGTTGGCATCAGCACATCGCGCATCCATGCCCGTGGGCCAGTGGGAATCGAGGGGCTGTTGACGACCAAATGGTTGCTAAGAGGGCAGAACCACATCGTTTCTGATTTCTCAGAGCAGGGAAGCATGAAATTCCTTCATGAAAACCTTCCCATTCCTCAGAGGAACACCAACTGA
- the aldh18a1 gene encoding delta-1-pyrroline-5-carboxylate synthase isoform X3, whose product MLYRASLLPSLRSSGRFWRQSDVAGSHPCLLAPNLVLRNTCARGWSNIPFITVPLSRTHGKSFAHRSELKHAKRIAVKLGSAVVTRGDECGLALGRLASIVEQVSMLQNQGREMMIVTSGAVAFGKQRLRHEILLSQSVRQALHSGQNQLKDMAIPVLEARACAAAGQSGLMALYEAMFTQYSICAAQILVTNLDFHDEQKRRNLNGTLHELLRMNIVPIINTNDAVVPPPEPNSDLQGVISVKDNDSLAARLAVEMKTDLLIILSDVEGLFDSPPGSDDAKLIDIFYPGDQQSVTFGNKSRVGMGGMEAKVKAALWALQGGTSVVIANGTHPKISGHVITDIVEGKKVGTFFSEVKPAGPTVEQQAEMARAGGRSLAALQPEQRAEIIYHLADLLTDQREEILQANRKDLEEAESKGRLALPLLKRLSLSTSKLNSLAIGLRQIAASSQDSVGRVLRRTRIAKDLELEQVTVPIGVLLVIFESRPDCLPQVSALAIASGNGLLLKGGKEASYSNQLLHHLTQEALSIHGVKDAVQLVNTREEVEDLCRLDKLIDLIIPRGSSQLVRDIQKAAKGIPVMGHSEGICHVYVDLEASVEKVTRIVRDSKCEYPAACNALETLLIHRDLLRTPVFDQIIDMLRVEQVKIHAGPKFASYLTFSPSEVKSLRTEYGDLECCIEVVDSAQDAVEHIHKYGSSHTDVIITENEKTAEFFLQHLDSACVFWNASTRFSDGYRFGLGAEVGISTSRIHARGPVGIEGLLTTKWLLRGQNHIVSDFSEQGSMKFLHENLPIPQRNTN is encoded by the exons ATGCTGTACCgtgcttctcttcttccttctctacgTTCCTCAGGACGATTCTGGCGGCAATCTGATGTAGCTGGCTCCCACCCCT GTCTTCTGGCTCCTAACCTGGTCTTGAGGAATACGTGCGCCCGAGGTTGGAGTAACATACCTTTTATCACAGTGCCTCTCAGCCGAACCCATGGCAAGTCATTTGCGCACCGCAGCGAACTGAAGCATGCCAAGCGAATTGCGGTGAAACTAGGGAGTGCTGTTGTGACTCGAGGAGATGAATGTGGCCTTGCCTTGGGGCGCCTGGCATCCATCGTTGAGCAG GTATCGATGCTACAAAACCAGGGCCGGGAAATGATGATTGTTACCAGTGGGGCTGTAGCCTTTGGCAAACAGCGCCTCCGCCATGAGATCCTGCTCTCACAGAGTGTGAGGCAAGCTCTCCACTCGGGACAGAATCAGCTTAAGGACATG GCCATCCCTGTGCTAGAGGCTCGAGCCTGTGCCGCGGCTGGTCAGAGTGGGTTGATGGCACTATATGAAGCCATGTTCACTCAGTACAGCATCTGTGCTGCCCAG atACTGGTCACCAATTTGGATTTTCATGATGAGCAGAAGCGTCGAAATTTAAATGGAACTTTACATGAACTATTAAGGATGAACATTGTTCCCATCATCAACACCAATGATGCTGTGGTTCCTCCCCCAGAACCAAACAGTGATCTACAGGGG GTAATCAGTGTGAAGGACAACGATAGCTTAGCAGCACGGCTAGCAGTGGAAATGAAGACCGACCTGCTGATCATTCTTTCAGATGTCGAGG GTCTCTTTGACAGCCCCCCTGGATCAGATGATGCAAAGCTCATTGACATATTTTACCCCGGAGATCAGCAGTCCGTGACATTTGGAAACAAATCGCGAGTGGGAATGGGTGGCATGGAGGCCAAG GTGAAAGCAGCCTTGTGGGCTCTCCAAGGAGGTACCTCAGTAGTGATTGCAAATGGAACTCACCCTAAGATCTCTGGCCATGTCATTACTGACATTGTAGAAGGGAAAAAAGTTGGCACCTTCTTTTCAGAGGTGAAACCTGCAG GTCCAACAGTGGAGCAGCAAGCTGAAATGGCTCGAGCAGGAGGCAGGAGTTTGGCAGCACTACAACCTGAACAG AGAGCAGAAATCATCTATCATCTTGCTGACCTTCTGACAGACCAGAGAGAAGAGATTCTTCAAGCCAACAGAAAGGATCTGGAAGAAGCCGAGAGCAAAG GAAGACTGGCTCTACCTCTGTTGAAGAGACTCAGTCTGTCAACTTCCAAGCTGAATAGTTTGGCCATTGGGTTACGTCAGATTGCAGCGTCTTCACAGGACAGTGTTGGCCGGGTCCTCCGAAGAACACGAATTGCAAAGGATTTGGAGCTCGAGCAAGTGACTGTACCCATCGGGGTCTTACTAGTAATTTTCGAATCTCGACCCGACTGTCTTCCCCAG GTATCTGCATTGGCTATTGCTAGTGGAAATGGTTTGTTGCTTAAAGGAGGAAAAGAGGCATCATATAGTAATCAACTCCTTCACCACTTGACTCAGGAAGCACTTTCTATCCATGGTGTGAAAGATGCAGTGCAGCTG GTAAATACCAGGGAAGAAGTGGAAGACCTTTGTCGTTTAGACAAGCTGATAGATCTGATTATCCCCCGTGGCTCATCTCAGTTGGTACGGGATATCCAGAAAGCTGCTAAAGGAATCCCAGTAATGGGTCACAGTGAAGGGATTTGTCATGTGTATGTGGATCTTGAAGCCAGTGTTGAGAAGGTCACCAGAATAG TGAGAGACTCAAAATGTGAATATCCTGCAGCCTGCAATGCACTGGAGACCTTGTTGATACACCGGGATTTGTTGAGAACCCCTGTGTTTGACCAGATAATTGACATGCTGCGTGTGGAGCAG GTGAAAATTCATGCGGGCCCCAAATTTGCCTCATATCTGACGTTTAGTCCCTCAGAGGTGAAATCCCTCCGCACAGAATATGGGGACCTGGAGTGCTGTATTGAAGTCGTGGACAGTGCGCAGGATGCTGTTGAACACATCCACAAGTATGGGAGTTCCCATACGGATGTCATCATTACAGAAAATG AGAAAACAGCTGAATTCTTCCTTCAGCATCTGGATAGCGCCTGTGTGTTCTGGAACGCCAGCACCCGCTTCTCTGATGGCTATCGCTTTGGGCTAG GGGCTGAGGTTGGCATCAGCACATCGCGCATCCATGCCCGTGGGCCAGTGGGAATCGAGGGGCTGTTGACGACCAAATGGTTGCTAAGAGGGCAGAACCACATCGTTTCTGATTTCTCAGAGCAGGGAAGCATGAAATTCCTTCATGAAAACCTTCCCATTCCTCAGAGGAACACCAACTGA
- the aldh18a1 gene encoding delta-1-pyrroline-5-carboxylate synthase isoform X4 has translation MLYRASLLPSLRSSGRFWRQSDVAGSHPCLLAPNLVLRNTCARGWSNIPFITVPLSRTHGKSFAHRSELKHAKRIAVKLGSAVVTRGDECGLALGRLASIVEQVSMLQNQGREMMIVTSGAVAFGKQRLRHEILLSQSVRQALHSGQNQLKDMAIPVLEARACAAAGQSGLMALYEAMFTQYSICAAQFFSSFQILVTNLDFHDEQKRRNLNGTLHELLRMNIVPIINTNDAVVPPPEPNSDLQGVNVISVKDNDSLAARLAVEMKTDLLIILSDVEGLFDSPPGSDDAKLIDIFYPGDQQSVTFGNKSRVGMGGMEAKVKAALWALQGGTSVVIANGTHPKISGHVITDIVEGKKVGTFFSEVKPAGPTVEQQAEMARAGGRSLAALQPEQRAEIIYHLADLLTDQREEILQANRKDLEEAESKGRLALPLLKRLSLSTSKLNSLAIGLRQIAASSQDSVGRVLRRTRIAKDLELEQVTVPIGVLLVIFESRPDCLPQVSALAIASGNGLLLKGGKEASYSNQLLHHLTQEALSIHGVKDAVQLVNTREEVEDLCRLDKLIDLIIPRGSSQLVRDIQKAAKGIPVMGHSEGICHVYVDLEASVEKVTRIVRDSKCEYPAACNALETLLIHRDLLRTPVFDQIIDMLRVEQVKIHAGPKFASYLTFSPSEVKSLRTEYGDLECCIEVVDSAQDAVEHIHKYGSSHTDVIITENEKTAEFFLQHLDSACVFWNASTRFSDGYRFGLGAEVGISTSRIHARGPVGIEGLLTTKWLLRGQNHIVSDFSEQGSMKFLHENLPIPQRNTN, from the exons ATGCTGTACCgtgcttctcttcttccttctctacgTTCCTCAGGACGATTCTGGCGGCAATCTGATGTAGCTGGCTCCCACCCCT GTCTTCTGGCTCCTAACCTGGTCTTGAGGAATACGTGCGCCCGAGGTTGGAGTAACATACCTTTTATCACAGTGCCTCTCAGCCGAACCCATGGCAAGTCATTTGCGCACCGCAGCGAACTGAAGCATGCCAAGCGAATTGCGGTGAAACTAGGGAGTGCTGTTGTGACTCGAGGAGATGAATGTGGCCTTGCCTTGGGGCGCCTGGCATCCATCGTTGAGCAG GTATCGATGCTACAAAACCAGGGCCGGGAAATGATGATTGTTACCAGTGGGGCTGTAGCCTTTGGCAAACAGCGCCTCCGCCATGAGATCCTGCTCTCACAGAGTGTGAGGCAAGCTCTCCACTCGGGACAGAATCAGCTTAAGGACATG GCCATCCCTGTGCTAGAGGCTCGAGCCTGTGCCGCGGCTGGTCAGAGTGGGTTGATGGCACTATATGAAGCCATGTTCACTCAGTACAGCATCTGTGCTGCCCAG ttcttttcttctttccagatACTGGTCACCAATTTGGATTTTCATGATGAGCAGAAGCGTCGAAATTTAAATGGAACTTTACATGAACTATTAAGGATGAACATTGTTCCCATCATCAACACCAATGATGCTGTGGTTCCTCCCCCAGAACCAAACAGTGATCTACAGGGGGTAAAC GTAATCAGTGTGAAGGACAACGATAGCTTAGCAGCACGGCTAGCAGTGGAAATGAAGACCGACCTGCTGATCATTCTTTCAGATGTCGAGG GTCTCTTTGACAGCCCCCCTGGATCAGATGATGCAAAGCTCATTGACATATTTTACCCCGGAGATCAGCAGTCCGTGACATTTGGAAACAAATCGCGAGTGGGAATGGGTGGCATGGAGGCCAAG GTGAAAGCAGCCTTGTGGGCTCTCCAAGGAGGTACCTCAGTAGTGATTGCAAATGGAACTCACCCTAAGATCTCTGGCCATGTCATTACTGACATTGTAGAAGGGAAAAAAGTTGGCACCTTCTTTTCAGAGGTGAAACCTGCAG GTCCAACAGTGGAGCAGCAAGCTGAAATGGCTCGAGCAGGAGGCAGGAGTTTGGCAGCACTACAACCTGAACAG AGAGCAGAAATCATCTATCATCTTGCTGACCTTCTGACAGACCAGAGAGAAGAGATTCTTCAAGCCAACAGAAAGGATCTGGAAGAAGCCGAGAGCAAAG GAAGACTGGCTCTACCTCTGTTGAAGAGACTCAGTCTGTCAACTTCCAAGCTGAATAGTTTGGCCATTGGGTTACGTCAGATTGCAGCGTCTTCACAGGACAGTGTTGGCCGGGTCCTCCGAAGAACACGAATTGCAAAGGATTTGGAGCTCGAGCAAGTGACTGTACCCATCGGGGTCTTACTAGTAATTTTCGAATCTCGACCCGACTGTCTTCCCCAG GTATCTGCATTGGCTATTGCTAGTGGAAATGGTTTGTTGCTTAAAGGAGGAAAAGAGGCATCATATAGTAATCAACTCCTTCACCACTTGACTCAGGAAGCACTTTCTATCCATGGTGTGAAAGATGCAGTGCAGCTG GTAAATACCAGGGAAGAAGTGGAAGACCTTTGTCGTTTAGACAAGCTGATAGATCTGATTATCCCCCGTGGCTCATCTCAGTTGGTACGGGATATCCAGAAAGCTGCTAAAGGAATCCCAGTAATGGGTCACAGTGAAGGGATTTGTCATGTGTATGTGGATCTTGAAGCCAGTGTTGAGAAGGTCACCAGAATAG TGAGAGACTCAAAATGTGAATATCCTGCAGCCTGCAATGCACTGGAGACCTTGTTGATACACCGGGATTTGTTGAGAACCCCTGTGTTTGACCAGATAATTGACATGCTGCGTGTGGAGCAG GTGAAAATTCATGCGGGCCCCAAATTTGCCTCATATCTGACGTTTAGTCCCTCAGAGGTGAAATCCCTCCGCACAGAATATGGGGACCTGGAGTGCTGTATTGAAGTCGTGGACAGTGCGCAGGATGCTGTTGAACACATCCACAAGTATGGGAGTTCCCATACGGATGTCATCATTACAGAAAATG AGAAAACAGCTGAATTCTTCCTTCAGCATCTGGATAGCGCCTGTGTGTTCTGGAACGCCAGCACCCGCTTCTCTGATGGCTATCGCTTTGGGCTAG GGGCTGAGGTTGGCATCAGCACATCGCGCATCCATGCCCGTGGGCCAGTGGGAATCGAGGGGCTGTTGACGACCAAATGGTTGCTAAGAGGGCAGAACCACATCGTTTCTGATTTCTCAGAGCAGGGAAGCATGAAATTCCTTCATGAAAACCTTCCCATTCCTCAGAGGAACACCAACTGA
- the aldh18a1 gene encoding delta-1-pyrroline-5-carboxylate synthase isoform X2: MLYRASLLPSLRSSGRFWRQSDVAGSHPCLLAPNLVLRNTCARGWSNIPFITVPLSRTHGKSFAHRSELKHAKRIAVKLGSAVVTRGDECGLALGRLASIVEQVSMLQNQGREMMIVTSGAVAFGKQRLRHEILLSQSVRQALHSGQNQLKDMAIPVLEARACAAAGQSGLMALYEAMFTQYSICAAQILVTNLDFHDEQKRRNLNGTLHELLRMNIVPIINTNDAVVPPPEPNSDLQGVNVISVKDNDSLAARLAVEMKTDLLIILSDVEGLFDSPPGSDDAKLIDIFYPGDQQSVTFGNKSRVGMGGMEAKVKAALWALQGGTSVVIANGTHPKISGHVITDIVEGKKVGTFFSEVKPAGPTVEQQAEMARAGGRSLAALQPEQRAEIIYHLADLLTDQREEILQANRKDLEEAESKGRLALPLLKRLSLSTSKLNSLAIGLRQIAASSQDSVGRVLRRTRIAKDLELEQVTVPIGVLLVIFESRPDCLPQVSALAIASGNGLLLKGGKEASYSNQLLHHLTQEALSIHGVKDAVQLVNTREEVEDLCRLDKLIDLIIPRGSSQLVRDIQKAAKGIPVMGHSEGICHVYVDLEASVEKVTRIVRDSKCEYPAACNALETLLIHRDLLRTPVFDQIIDMLRVEQVKIHAGPKFASYLTFSPSEVKSLRTEYGDLECCIEVVDSAQDAVEHIHKYGSSHTDVIITENEKTAEFFLQHLDSACVFWNASTRFSDGYRFGLGAEVGISTSRIHARGPVGIEGLLTTKWLLRGQNHIVSDFSEQGSMKFLHENLPIPQRNTN; the protein is encoded by the exons ATGCTGTACCgtgcttctcttcttccttctctacgTTCCTCAGGACGATTCTGGCGGCAATCTGATGTAGCTGGCTCCCACCCCT GTCTTCTGGCTCCTAACCTGGTCTTGAGGAATACGTGCGCCCGAGGTTGGAGTAACATACCTTTTATCACAGTGCCTCTCAGCCGAACCCATGGCAAGTCATTTGCGCACCGCAGCGAACTGAAGCATGCCAAGCGAATTGCGGTGAAACTAGGGAGTGCTGTTGTGACTCGAGGAGATGAATGTGGCCTTGCCTTGGGGCGCCTGGCATCCATCGTTGAGCAG GTATCGATGCTACAAAACCAGGGCCGGGAAATGATGATTGTTACCAGTGGGGCTGTAGCCTTTGGCAAACAGCGCCTCCGCCATGAGATCCTGCTCTCACAGAGTGTGAGGCAAGCTCTCCACTCGGGACAGAATCAGCTTAAGGACATG GCCATCCCTGTGCTAGAGGCTCGAGCCTGTGCCGCGGCTGGTCAGAGTGGGTTGATGGCACTATATGAAGCCATGTTCACTCAGTACAGCATCTGTGCTGCCCAG atACTGGTCACCAATTTGGATTTTCATGATGAGCAGAAGCGTCGAAATTTAAATGGAACTTTACATGAACTATTAAGGATGAACATTGTTCCCATCATCAACACCAATGATGCTGTGGTTCCTCCCCCAGAACCAAACAGTGATCTACAGGGGGTAAAC GTAATCAGTGTGAAGGACAACGATAGCTTAGCAGCACGGCTAGCAGTGGAAATGAAGACCGACCTGCTGATCATTCTTTCAGATGTCGAGG GTCTCTTTGACAGCCCCCCTGGATCAGATGATGCAAAGCTCATTGACATATTTTACCCCGGAGATCAGCAGTCCGTGACATTTGGAAACAAATCGCGAGTGGGAATGGGTGGCATGGAGGCCAAG GTGAAAGCAGCCTTGTGGGCTCTCCAAGGAGGTACCTCAGTAGTGATTGCAAATGGAACTCACCCTAAGATCTCTGGCCATGTCATTACTGACATTGTAGAAGGGAAAAAAGTTGGCACCTTCTTTTCAGAGGTGAAACCTGCAG GTCCAACAGTGGAGCAGCAAGCTGAAATGGCTCGAGCAGGAGGCAGGAGTTTGGCAGCACTACAACCTGAACAG AGAGCAGAAATCATCTATCATCTTGCTGACCTTCTGACAGACCAGAGAGAAGAGATTCTTCAAGCCAACAGAAAGGATCTGGAAGAAGCCGAGAGCAAAG GAAGACTGGCTCTACCTCTGTTGAAGAGACTCAGTCTGTCAACTTCCAAGCTGAATAGTTTGGCCATTGGGTTACGTCAGATTGCAGCGTCTTCACAGGACAGTGTTGGCCGGGTCCTCCGAAGAACACGAATTGCAAAGGATTTGGAGCTCGAGCAAGTGACTGTACCCATCGGGGTCTTACTAGTAATTTTCGAATCTCGACCCGACTGTCTTCCCCAG GTATCTGCATTGGCTATTGCTAGTGGAAATGGTTTGTTGCTTAAAGGAGGAAAAGAGGCATCATATAGTAATCAACTCCTTCACCACTTGACTCAGGAAGCACTTTCTATCCATGGTGTGAAAGATGCAGTGCAGCTG GTAAATACCAGGGAAGAAGTGGAAGACCTTTGTCGTTTAGACAAGCTGATAGATCTGATTATCCCCCGTGGCTCATCTCAGTTGGTACGGGATATCCAGAAAGCTGCTAAAGGAATCCCAGTAATGGGTCACAGTGAAGGGATTTGTCATGTGTATGTGGATCTTGAAGCCAGTGTTGAGAAGGTCACCAGAATAG TGAGAGACTCAAAATGTGAATATCCTGCAGCCTGCAATGCACTGGAGACCTTGTTGATACACCGGGATTTGTTGAGAACCCCTGTGTTTGACCAGATAATTGACATGCTGCGTGTGGAGCAG GTGAAAATTCATGCGGGCCCCAAATTTGCCTCATATCTGACGTTTAGTCCCTCAGAGGTGAAATCCCTCCGCACAGAATATGGGGACCTGGAGTGCTGTATTGAAGTCGTGGACAGTGCGCAGGATGCTGTTGAACACATCCACAAGTATGGGAGTTCCCATACGGATGTCATCATTACAGAAAATG AGAAAACAGCTGAATTCTTCCTTCAGCATCTGGATAGCGCCTGTGTGTTCTGGAACGCCAGCACCCGCTTCTCTGATGGCTATCGCTTTGGGCTAG GGGCTGAGGTTGGCATCAGCACATCGCGCATCCATGCCCGTGGGCCAGTGGGAATCGAGGGGCTGTTGACGACCAAATGGTTGCTAAGAGGGCAGAACCACATCGTTTCTGATTTCTCAGAGCAGGGAAGCATGAAATTCCTTCATGAAAACCTTCCCATTCCTCAGAGGAACACCAACTGA